The Ziziphus jujuba cultivar Dongzao chromosome 12, ASM3175591v1 sequence atgAGCAccgttatatttatatatatatgtatatattaactaGACTAAAATAAAGtgttattaacttttaaaaattaaggttcatatatatattttttttcatagatAAGAAgatttagatttaaaatttttgtctcATAAAGTAATGGAGTTGTCACTAGAGTGTTCTCAAAAGGTATAgaccttatttaaaaaaaatatatataagttgcATTTTATTTGAGCTTAATATCTATTTAGATAACGgtaaagttaataaaaataatatttattgtaaaatgaaaaatatagaaaaatatcaaattttttttttgtctgaaTATTTACTCTaagatgaaaaatatggatccagaaaattaaattctcatctatataaaaaatatgtgaGAAAATTGTTTCATCTATAAAtgtgatattttgaaaattaaaaaaaaaatagttttaaaatttttttaaaatatatatttatttttaatttattatacaatattaaatttaattacttataagttTCAACTTTCATATTAttcatcaaatataataaaaaaaatttaattctcaTATAACTAATtcctaaaaaattaaatcttaaaaatcaatttttcttccaactttaatacttttaaaaaaaaacctaagTGTATTATATTTAGGATTTTCGCAAACCATCTACATCTTGATAGAAAGGTTTTTTATTCTatccattttttaattattttaaaaactaaaatttgtaTATACATCTTTCCtcctaattttaatatttaaattaattcatatgatctacaaatatatatatatatatatatatatatatatcaaatttttaatttttaaaacaatctaATAGATAattgttaataataaaaattgtgaTAGTTTTACTATCATAATATCCTCCTCGTATGTATATTTTTGTACATTTGAGATTCCAGCGAAAACCAcctgcaaaaaattaaaaccaaaaatagtggGACTTTGGAACCTAACTCCTTCAATTATTAGACTGACTTTCTACTTTCCActaattttgttgttggatgGGTTTCTCAATTATTATAGTCCTTGCAATGTGTCTTTCTTTCTAAGCTCGGTGTAGTAGTCCTTTCTTTGCGCCTTAAAAGCATAACCATTTATTCACCTTGACCACTATCAAAACGTAGTGGtaatgaaatagaaaaaaaggtaaaaaggaaaaataaatattagtcAATTTCGAAGGAGAGGATCTATCATAAAATTTCTTTCATagattatataattgttttttgtttagtCATTAAACAATAACCGTCCATATGCAATGGTGATAGGGGGCCagtttgataaacaataattgatacatggatatatatatatatatgtgtgtgtgtatatttttttctagtGTATTTTGCAATtgttgtattaattccatattttgcaatcgaaggaaaaaaagaaataaagaaagcgAATACCAAAGAGGAACAAAAGCAGTCTCACAAAATttccaaatcaatttaaaaaaatataaaaaggtttctattctaaattaaattagaaGGGAAGGGAAGGCATACCGGGTTGTACCCAAAATCGGATTCGGGTTACGATGATCGCGGGAGCCATATCCCGTTGCAATGGCATTGGCAGGTTGGCAACAAGAACACGGCCGGTGGTCCCCACTTATACGTTTGAAAAAATGAGGGTCCCACTCCCCACCTTTGATGGCACTTCCTAAATTGTTCCATCTCTCTTCCAGAAGGAGCTCCTACGGAGACATGTGGGTCCTTTCTTGCTATGACATGAGTGGTCGACATCACTCCTTGAGATCCACGTCACTTCCCAACTTATCCACCTTTCACTTGCTACTTTTGTATTTCctcaaatttattcaaaaataataatataataatacattttaaaaatatgtatatatattaatagaaaaGCTTTTTTTTAGCATCTATTCCTCTCAGTTATTATCAGGGTTGTGAACTTAattttctgatttttattttgacattTTGATTGTTAAATTTCAACTTATGATACATTGTTAAActatcttttatctatttttttttaacaattttaaaaatatagtgtATTTACtacaataataaaacaaaagaatcaCAAAATAATACAGCCTTACAAAATCTCTGCATGTGGgattaaatattatatgttttaaaattgctaaaaaaattaaaaaccaaagtgcaGAAAAatctgaaataaaataaaaatacaaaccaaaatGTACAAAATTTAATAACTGAGAGAGTATATAGGTACTGAATAACTTAACAAAAGAGGTGTTTGGCGGAACCAAGGATAGAAGAAAAGTAGGCTACAAGTTTGAAGGTAAAATGGGACTATTATTACTTTATtcgtttaataaattttaaatttaataaaaaagtgGTAAATATTTTGTTGGAATGTTTATGATTCTTtaataagaattaaaataattgaGGAGTTGAGATTAAAGTGTCATCCACGTCGCTGTTTTTTGACGCTGACGggaattgttaattttttacagGGACATGACAGGAGGCCGACGTTTTCACGTTCCTTACGCGACCACCATCTCtgttttctctatattttatccacaaaattaattatataacccagtttatatcaaaataataataataatcataatatagGTGTATAGCTCAGCTTAGTGAGTTTTTTGATGGACCTCTCTAATGATTTggtcaaaaattataaacatttgCAATAAGAGAGCGAAATTTTTGACTTTGGAGTTTAAACAATCCCAAACTCCCGAATCTGATCGCTAACGAAGCTGATAGGATTTCCCTGCCAAATGAATGATTAGTGCTGAGTTTTCAAGCCATCaaaaactatgtatatatatatatatataaatatttactatCAGAATCGtcaatatatggaaaaaaaaaaatttaatattttaaaaaaatataaaaaatatcggatttttctatatgtataaaaaaaaaaattttaaaatttgtaaaaaacaTCGACTTTTCTATGATTGGATGCAGATGTGAGGATCGTAaaaggatttatatatatatatatatattttaaaaatattattttattatatgataacttttgataaaataacattaatattttattattatggttaatatcattttactttttaatctaTGATGCTATTTTCATTTTGCATTACCCCTTCAAAGTTCaaactattatttttgtattattttaatttaatgataGATTTTTCATAATACGTTTGGCCAAATAGCGATTcacacttttaaaaaataaattaaattataatacaaTAATTTCCAAACAACGTTATATGGATTGTATATAGATAATTACTCATCCATACAAAATGCTTTATTGGACCAAAGtggcacaaaaagaaaaaagaaatccctttttttaaaaataattcattaTTTAATAATGAGATAAAATaactttagtattattattattattattattattatcaaactTAATATTAtctatttcccaaaaaaaaccttaatattattttactttccaAACTATGATTCAGTTTTCAATTTTGatctaaataagaaaattttacacATTGCTCCctccaaattattattattaatatttaaatttgccCAAATCAATCATATGCCgtgcacaaaaataaaataaaaatataatagcatAGTTTCcgaagaaaattattttgatgacataTATCTTATTTATCATTTTGATCATCTGTTAAAACTATTTAATCTCACTAAAGTAACACAAACAATATTCTAAGGGTAATGTGACAAATTTTATAGTTTGTAtgatacaaattaaaaatatatatacaagggTTTGGGgattaaaatgatattattcttttttttttttttttttttacatatgcaGGTATTTaaatttggaattaaaattattattagaaaatCCACTGATTTACCCACTAGACTAATGTATATACAGACTTAATAATGAAGCGGCCACTTGGGGGGTCAATATGTTGAGGGTAGAGAAAAATGTGATGGTGAGAGAGAATGAAAAGAGGGGTGTGAAAACCAAACATGTTTCATCACAGTGAAAGCCGGCATACATTTGCAATAGGATGGGAAATGGGTCCAATAGGATCTAAAACTTGACTGGAAATTGGAGGCAGTGAGGTCTACAAAGACCCCACCAAAAGAGAAGTGGTTGATTTTCTTCACCATTATGGCTACGCACATTCAAGTTTCTAATTTTTGCCGTAAGGGTTTTGCATTCgtacacttttttttattttattttatttttaaccttttttctcTTCAATATGTAATTTTCACAACATtcacaaaagataaaaaatgtatttttcacATTTCTCTTATGTATTAATCTTTGGGGTTGCCTAGTTGTAAGTAgactatcttttcttttttttctcacgGTTGACTTCAGAAAATAGCACTTTCGTTAGTACAAAACAGTTATATAAGGTATACAATTTaggtaataaaaaaatgactttATTTTTCAGGCAAATACTTTGAATATTCACATATTATTAACTTCCACTTTGGTTATGAATGAGATTATATAATCAACAGTAGTAGAATGGACAAGTAGTGGAATGTATATtaaatttgggaaaaaaattatttagaagaaaatatatacatttaatttattttaaattttcaaatatctgttttgaataataattctgaatttgaatatttatattttttagaattCAATACTAAATAGAGGCATTTGCAAGCATTATCGTTATCTAACAGAATTTATAGGTAATAGAATATTAAGGATATTAATGCTCTtgacttattaaaaaaattaataatccaaaaaaaagcGTTGGCATTCATTATATATAGATGTGTAGGAATGAAATATAAACAGACAGttacttcaaaaaaataataaatataaacagaaagaaataatttcatatttatttgaggctaacaaattttaattaattgtcgCTTTATTATTGCTGGTAAGTAAAtgagtatttaaaatataaaaaaggtaTTTAGTTTTAGACGTAAGtgcaattgataaaaaaaaaaaaaaagtgcaaatGATAAGCATGGTCCATATTTTAGATCTCAAACTTGAGATTTACGTGTAcacaaaacattttaatttttcgtTTACGAGTACACCATaaacattttattcttttttatttctcaataaaagggaaaaaaatccaTCCAATTGGTTTTTTCTATAAATCTATAACCTTCATTACGCACCACCAACTAAGAACTTAATTCTGtcaaaaaccatataaaatagttttgcactcaaattaataataattatatattacatagAGACAAAAACTcttaaatgccaaaaaaaaaaaaaaaaaaaagccaggaAAGCCCTAATtaaagattttgaatttttggtaCCCTctctattagaaaaaaaaaaaaaattagataagaaTAGGAGGTCTCACAGCCAAAACGTGTTcagtgataaataaaaaataaacgatcctatttttttgaacattatttatattcagatagataaggaaattaattcaGAGgcccaataataaaattactattttaatagatggtaaaatatataaacatattcacaaaaaagacaaaaagaagaaattaaaaatggtCACAGTAGAGTGTAAGCGAGTGTTCGTTGTAGGACGGGAAGGCTAAcgaaaagaattttaaaaaatgaaaaaaaagaaaaagaaaaaaaggaggcAAGTTAAAACAAAGAAGAGTAACCGAACCTCTGTTAGTGCTGATTCATACGTTTGACCTTCAAATTGGGGATGGTTCGTCCACGAGCGCCCAGAATTTGCTACCTGAGTTTGTTAAAACGACGACCATTTCACCACTCGCACTCTAAACGCTCTATACACACGCTCCTTAAGTTTCACACACGGTTAAACAGGAAGTTAGATATTCACGCGCCCAATGCCGTTGCATTATGTATGTTTGCTTTTgtattcgttttttttttttttttttttaccctgggtaaaaaaaatgataagataaaaaaaaaaagaataaccgAAGTTAGTTTTTTTTGCTTGCAACAAAATTAACCGCTTTTGAAACAAACCCAAAtatttttagagagagaaaagacaCCCACCTGTACCaacaaacataaataaagagatggaaGGTAGCCTTCTCTCTCTACCTCTCGTCttcaaaaagagagagagtgggGGTGTGTTTTTGTGTTCAAAAGCGTGCAGACAAGGGAGAAGGATTTTCCAGTACAGAGaaaaaagggagagagagagagcgagagagagagagagaatgagaaaAAGCCAAAGCGAACCGATGACGATCGGACGGATCTGGGTCAACGCCGTTTGACCGTAAATATGATAACTGAAGGGCCAAAGTTGTAAATTTAAGTAAACCCACTCCACCCTTTGGCCTTGTGGGGGGGTTTTCTTTAATctgtgtttattttatttttaatttttagttttaatttttttttttcattttaaataataataataataatatatatatttatgaagaaGCATTCGGCTGTGTCGTTGTTATTGTTGCGGTCTCTTTGAAGGACTTTTTGTTGGGAAGAGAGGTGGTGGTGGGGGTTGTGTTCCTTTGCCTTTCTTTTAAATATAAGGTTTCTCTTTGGCTGTCttattttttcctctcttttataATCTCTGCGtgccacagagagagagagagattaaactGAAACAAACCCAGAAGTTGTATGTAGTTTGTTTTTAGTATGAGAACGAGAAGAGGGCTTTGTTATCCTAGAGTTGCAGGCGTTTGTAATCCCGACAATACAGCAGTTATGAAGAGGAAAGATTTCTCCGGCGAACGATTGGTTTGCCGGAAAAGGATTAAGAAATCACCGGAGGTTTCCGCTTCCGGTGGGTTAGATTTCTTCGACGGTTTGCCTGATGACCTTGTTATTTCTATTCTCTGCAAACTTAGTTCCAGTTCCACTTGCCCTTTGGATTTCCTCAACGTCTTGATAACGTACGTACGTGTTtaatttgcttcttctttttcattttctttttttgttttttttcgttGGGCTGTTCTTCATACAATCCCAACTTCTTcttctagttttctaatttttatttttttatgccatTGATTtggtatcaaaattttttttttttccaatattagTTTGTGGTGaaagatccttttttttttttcttggttaatTACAAATTTCAAAGTTATTCGGttattgaaagaaagaaagaaatcgcATGGTGGTGGTTATGAATTACTGACGGGTTTTGGTGATGGAAATTGAATGAAACAGATGCAAACGGTTAAAGGGGTTAGCTCTGAATTCTCTGGTATTATCCAAAGCGTCTCAGAAAACGTTTGCAGTGAAGGCTAAGAACTGGTCCGAGTCAGCTCACCGATTCCTGAAACAGTGTGCGGATGCCGGAAACATCGAAGCCTGCTACACTCTAGGCATGGTGAGTATTTTGAAATAGGATAgtcttttttcttataaaatattttcaatttgaaaaaaaataaaaaattgtagatTACGAAAAGCTTGAACATTCATTCATTaggaatgaatgaatgaatttaTTGTGGGCTTCGCATTAAACTTGAATTTATTGTGGGCTTCGCATTAAACTCTAACCCTAAGTTTTTTTCTGTTTGTCTTTCTCAGATTCGTTTCTATTGTTTACAAAACCGAGGCAGCGGAGCTTCGTTCATGGCAAAGGCCGCGATTAGCTCACACGCGCCGGCACTGTATTCCCTCGCCGTTATCCAGTTCAACGGCAGCGGCGGCTCCAAGAACGATAAGGATCTTCGAGCTGGAGTGGCTCTGTGTGCCCGAGCTGCGTTCCTTGGTCACATAGACGCTCTTCGAGAGCTCGGCCACTGCCTCCAAGACGGCTATGGCGTCCGCCAGAACATCTCGGAAGGCCGACGATTCCTCGTCCAAGCCAACGCTCGTGAGCTCGCTGCGGTTCTATCCACCGCGGCCGCTTCGGGTTTCTCCACGCGTCAGTGGCTGACGTGGAACCCACTCCCTCATCCTCATCCTCATCCTCACCCACAGGTCCGCCACCTCACCGGCTCGGGTTGTCCGTTGCTCAGCGATTTCGGTTGCAACGTTCCGGCGCCGGAAGTCCACCCGGCCAGCCAGTTCTTGGCGGATTGGTTCGCCGCACGTGCTGGGTCTCCCGGGTCGGGTCTGAGGCTTTGTTCGCACGTGGGATGTGGTCGGCCCGAGACGAGAAGGCACGAGTTTCGTCGGTGCTCGGTATGTGGTGGCGTGAACTACTGCTCACGCGCTTGTCAGGCGCTTGATTGGAAACTGCGCCATAAGGCGGAGTGTGCGCCGGTTGAGCGGTGGCTTGATGATGACGGCGAAGCTGTTGACGGTGACGGAGCCGTTGATGGGGTCAATGACGTCATGATGGCTGAtagctaaaaaaacaaaaatggggTTTTTTTGACGGACACGGTAACTTGTGTTTATTACGTTAACAGTAACGGCACAGTacgagagagagtgagagagagaagaagagagaattagAGAGAAACAAATGAAGGCCATTTTTGGTTGAAGCAGAGTATAGATTTAAGTTAAATCATGGCCGTTGAATGGCTCTGAGTTTTGATCGTCCGTCGTTGTATAGTAAGGGGAGGGCGTTTTGCTCTTTTAGGTAAAAAAACGAtggaagcttttttttttttttgccttcttcttttcttttgtttttttaaccttttttttttttttttggggtacttTTAATGTGCTATAGAGAAGATAAGTTCCTGCGTTAATTTTGGTAaaaccaaaattccaaatttttcatTAAGATTTGAAAATCTGTCTCTTATTTCGGTTTCTCTCgcaataattataaaatcagAGCCTCCAATGTAATGCTCATTTATATGTTTTTGAACCCTGGTGTTTCTTAGTGTGAAGCTACTAGTCccaacaatttaaattttttttactgatTTGGAAGTGTAAACCAGCTACCCCATAAAAATCTCATTTATTGGCATGAAAAATCTTAGCTTTGGGGTAAAGCTAAGTTAGGTCATTTGTGTAAGATGGGAATGAAGAATTGTGAAAATTGCTACTCAAAATTTGAGTAAATGTTGTGGGGAAGGGAGTTGAGAAGTTAGATAATGTAGATGTAGAAATTGTGCAAATCCCTCCTTGAAGAATTTATTTCTGGCCTTTAAGGTGGTCAAAAAGGGTCAGACATATTTAAGTGATTGACCAACAAGTAGAGGAAATAAAAGGaaatcaaaaagttaaaaaggaaaTGGGAAGTGGTGGGAGAGACCCGCAATTTGCAAGTGGTGGATTTGGTTGTTTAGAAGCTTTATGGGTCACAAAAGCCATTGaagcataaaaagaaaaaataaaataaaattgtagaaaataaaatataggcaTGAAAGAATCTCAAGGTGGGAGTGCACTTattccttcttttccttttatcatcattattgtttttctctttaattcttgaatttgatttttttttttttaatttgtatttcggccaatatcataattattattGCCGTTCATTCccattaaaaatatgatattaattgataCTAATACCTAGCAAAAAAATTCGATGCTGATAGGTGGTCCAAAACTAGCGCCGCTGAAAAGTACCGTAATGGTTGAATTACAGATGTGGTTGAAAACAATTTGcacagagaaaaatataaagaggTTGGGGAAGGAGgaaattttccatcttttttttcttttgttgtatGATTTACTGCCTGCGTAACTCAAAGACTCTATAAGGGAAGATAAGCTTTGTGATTTGCACCgaaggcccaaaaaaaaaaaaaaaaaaaaacagagcctAATATTTCATCTACCTCCTGAAAATCAATGAATAATAGATGCCAATTTAGATAGAATATTGCCATTTTGCattagaaaagtaaaattatag is a genomic window containing:
- the LOC107406837 gene encoding F-box protein At1g67340, with the protein product MRTRRGLCYPRVAGVCNPDNTAVMKRKDFSGERLVCRKRIKKSPEVSASGGLDFFDGLPDDLVISILCKLSSSSTCPLDFLNVLITCKRLKGLALNSLVLSKASQKTFAVKAKNWSESAHRFLKQCADAGNIEACYTLGMIRFYCLQNRGSGASFMAKAAISSHAPALYSLAVIQFNGSGGSKNDKDLRAGVALCARAAFLGHIDALRELGHCLQDGYGVRQNISEGRRFLVQANARELAAVLSTAAASGFSTRQWLTWNPLPHPHPHPHPQVRHLTGSGCPLLSDFGCNVPAPEVHPASQFLADWFAARAGSPGSGLRLCSHVGCGRPETRRHEFRRCSVCGGVNYCSRACQALDWKLRHKAECAPVERWLDDDGEAVDGDGAVDGVNDVMMADS